One genomic window of Panicum hallii strain FIL2 chromosome 6, PHallii_v3.1, whole genome shotgun sequence includes the following:
- the LOC112896969 gene encoding UDP-glucose 6-dehydrogenase 4, producing MVKICCIGAGYVGGPTMAVIALKCPLIEVVVVDISKPRIEAWNSDQLPIYEPGLDDVVKQCRGRNLFFSTDVEKHVAEADIIFVSVNTPTKTRGLGAGKAADLTYWESAARMIADVSRSDKIVVEKSTVPVKTAEAIEKILTHNSKGINYQILSNPEFLAEGTAIEDLFKPDRVLIGGRETPEGRKAVQALKDVYAHWVPEDRILTTNLWSAELSKLAANAFLAQRISSVNAISALCEATGANVSEVAYAVGKDSRIGPKFLNASVGFGGSCFQKDILNLVYICECNGLPEVANYWKQVIKINDYQKSRFVNRVVSSMFNTVAGKKIAVLGFAFKKDTGDTRETPAIDVCKGLLGDKAKISIYDPQVTEDQIQRDLAMNKFDWDHPMHLQPTSPSAVKQVSVVWDAYEATKGAHGLCILTEWDEFKTLDYQKIFDNMQKPAFVFDGRNIVDGEKLREIGFIVYSIGKPLDAWLKDMPAVA from the coding sequence ATGGTGAAGATCTGCTGCATTGGAGCTGGCTATGTTGGTGGCCCTACAATGGCTGTCATTGCCCTCAAGTGCCCATTAATTGAGGTTGTTGTTGTTGACATCTCCAAGCCTCGCATTGAAGCTTGGAACAGCGACCAGCTCCCAATCTATGAGCCTGGTCTTGATGATGTTGTGAAGCAGTGCAGGGGCAGGAACCTCTTCTTCAGCACTGATGTTGAGAAGCATGTTGCTGAGGCAGACATCATTTTTGTCTCGGTTAACACTCCTACCAAGACCCGTGGGCTTGGAGCAGGCAAGGCTGCCGATCTCACCTACTGGGAGAGTGCTGCTCGTATGATTGCTGATGTCTCCAGGTCAGACAAGATCGTTGTTGAGAAGTCCACTGTCCCAGTAAAGACAGCAGAGGCTATTGAAAAGATTTTGACTCACAATAGCAAGGGCATCAACTACCAGATTCTCTCAAACCCAGAGTTTCTTGCGGAAGGCACAGCAATCGAGGACCTCTTCAAGCCTGACAGAGTTCTCATTGGTGGCCGGGAGACCCCTGAGGGCAGGAAGGCCGTTCAGGCTCTTAAGGATGTGTATGCCCACTGGGTTCCTGAGGACAGGATCCTCACCACCAACCTGTGGTCTGCCGAGCTCTCCAAGCTTGCTGCGAATGCATTCTTAGCGCAGAGGATCTCCTCCGTGAATGCCATTTCTGCACTCTGCGAGGCCACTGGTGCCAATGTATCTGAGGTGGCTTACGCCGTTGGGAAGGACTCGAGGATTGGCCCCAAATTCCTGAACGCCAGTGTTGGCTTTGGTGGGTCCTGCTTCCAGAAGGACATCCTGAACTTGGTGTACATCTGCGAGTGCAACGGCCTCCCTGAGGTGGCCAACTACTGGAAGCAGGTCATCAAGATCAATGACTACCAGAAGAGCCGGTTTGTGAACCGTGTTGTTTCCTCCATGTTCAACACTGTTGCTGGCAAGAAGATCGCCGTTCTTGGTTTTGCCTTCAAGAAAGACACCGGTGACACGAGGGAGACCCCAGCCATTGATGTGTGCAAGGGCCTGCTGGGTGACAAGGCTAAGATCAGCATCTATGACCCCCAAGTTACTGAGGATCAGATCCAGCGGGACCTCGCCATGAACAAGTTCGACTGGGACCACCCGATGCACCTGCAGCCTACAAGCCCCAGTGCTGTGAAGCAGGTGAGCGTGGTCTGGGACGCATACGAGGCCACCAAGGGTGCCCATGGCCTCTGCATACTCACGGAGTGGGATGAGTTCAAGACCTTGGACTACCAGAAGATCTTCGACAACATGCAGAAGCCAGCTTTTGTCTTCGATGGGCGCAACATTGTTGACGGCGAGAAGCTCAGGGAGATTGGCTTCATCGTCTACTCCATTGGCAAGCCACTTGATGCTTGGCTCAAGGATATGCCCGCTGTTGCTTAA